In Salvelinus namaycush isolate Seneca chromosome 17, SaNama_1.0, whole genome shotgun sequence, one genomic interval encodes:
- the LOC120062107 gene encoding SLIT and NTRK-like protein 4: MLLLVLLAFFVSSTFSDLDSDLSAETCSACSCMSIENVLYVNCEKITVYRPTQLLPPVSSLYHLNFQNNLLIVLYPNSFLNFTHAVSLQLGNNKLQNIEGGAFYGLSSLKQLHLNNNELKVLRADTFYGIENLEYLQADYNLIKYIEKGSFNKLHRLKVLILNDNLVQILPDNIFRFASLTHLDIRGNRIQKLPYLGVLEHIGRIVELQLDDNPWNCTCDLLPLKAWLENMPYNIFIGEAICETPSDLYGRLLKETNKQELCPMGTGSDFDVRMPPSQPENGRTTSDKAPTTIPPIATKAPKTTNPSKIYGNGIVGLPGLNKNIPIMSYQTRTPPLSCPQPCTCKAHPSDFGISVSCQERSINNLADIIPKPPNAKKLHLSGNYIRDISPVDFQGFEGLDLLHLGSNQIVTVQKGVFANLTNLRRLYLNGNQLEQLHPEMFLGLSNLQYLYLEYNAIQEVLAGTFDSMPNLQLLYLNNNVLRSLPAYIFAGVSLARLNLKNNHFMILPVSGVLDQLRSLTQIDLEGNPWECSCDLVALKLWLEKLNDGVAAKEVKCASPVQFSNIELRLLKNEILCPKLIARPPFILTSTTPVVTSMSPAGVGKAPPGGPVPLSIMILSVLVVLIITVFVAFCLLVFVLRRNKKPAGRQEGMGNQECGSMQLTLRRHNKSNKKDDLGGETFIPHTIQHMNKSHTCGIRDSESGFKFADSQRQKIILLNSADQDKDSLSSLDPRNKRLSTIDELDEFLPRESNMFIQNFLDSKRGDFSSIGGSGFQIRYPEKPQDKKMKKSLIGGNHSKIVVEQRKSEYYELKTKLQGTPDYLQVLEEQTQMSQM; the protein is encoded by the coding sequence ATGCTGCTTCTAGTTCTGTTGGCCTTTTTCGTATCGAGTACGTTTTCTGACTTGGATTCTGACCTCTCAGCGGAGACCTGCAGCGCCTGTTCATGCATGTCCATCGAGAACGTCCTATATGTGAACTGTGAGAAAATAACTGTGTACAGACCTACCCAGCTGCTGCCCCCGGTCTCTAGCCTCTATCATTTGAATTTCCAAAATAACCTATTGATCGTCCTTTACCCCAATTCCTTTCTCAATTTCACACACGCAGTCTCTCTTCAACTGGGAAACAACAAATTACAGAACATCGAGGGAGGGGCCTTTTATGGCCTTAGTTCATTGAAACAGCTGCATTTAAATAACAATGAATTGAAGGTGCTCAGAGCTGACACTTTCTATGGGATCGAAAACTTGGAATACCTCCAGGCTGACTACAATTTGATCAAGTATATTGAAAAAGGATCTTTCAACAAATTGCATAGGTTGAAAGTTCTCATTCTGAATGACAATCTAGTCCAGATCCTTCCTGATAACATTTTTCGCTTTGCCTCCCTTACACATTTGGATATAAGAGGAAACAGGATCCAGAAGCTACCATATCTGGGAGTTTTGGAACACATTGGACGTATAGTGGAATTGCAGCTCGATGACAACCCATGGAATTGCACATGTGATTTGTTACCCTTGAAAGCTTGGTTGGAGAACATGCCCTATAACATTTTTATTGGGGAGGCTATATGTGAAACCCCTAGTGACCTGTATGGACGCCTGTtgaaagaaacaaacaaacaggaACTGTGTCCCATGGGAACAGGTAGTGACTTTGATGTAAGGATGCCCCCTTCACAGCCAGAAAATGGCCGAACAACATCCGACAAGGCCCCCACTACGATACCGCCCATAGCCACCAAAGCTCCCAAAACAACAAACCCATCAAAGATTTATGGTAACGGGATTGTTGGTTTGCCCGgtttgaataaaaatattccaattATGTCCTATCAAACAAGAACCCCACCTCTCTCCTGCCCACAGCCTTGCACCTGCAAAGCTCACCCCTCAGACTTTGGCATCAGTGTGAGTTGCCAAGAGAGAAGTATAAACAATCTAGCAGATATCATTCCCAAGCCACCAAATGCCAAGAAGCTCCACCTGAGTGGAAATTATATCAGAGATATCAGCCCAGTTGATTTCCAAGGCTTTGAGGGTTTAGATTTATTACATTTGGGTAGCAATCAAATAGTCACAGTTCAAAAAGGGGTCTTTGCCAATCTGACCAACCTGCGTAGGCTTTATCTCAATGGGAACCAACTAGAGCAGCTGCATCCTGAGATGTTCCTTGGGCTCAGTAACCTCCAATACTTGTATCTGGAATACAATGCCATACAAGAGGTGTTAGCAGGGACATTTGACTCCATGCCAAATCTGCAGTTGTTGTATCTGAACAATAATGTGCTAAGGAGCCTCCCTGCCTATATCTTTGCTGGTGTTTCCCTGGCTAGGCTAAATCTTAAGAACAACCATTTCATGATTCTGCCTGTGAGTGGTGTTTTAGACCAGCTGAGGTCTCTCACGCAAATTGATCTGGAAGGCAATCCCTGGGAATGCTCCTGTGATTTAGTGGCTCTGAAACTGTGGCTGGAGAAGCTAAATGACGGAGTGGCTGCGAAAGAGGTCAAATGTGCATCCCCAGTTCAGTTTTCCAATATAGAGCTACGGCTGCTGAAAAATGAGATCCTATGCCCCAAACTTATAGCTAGGCCCCCTTTCATCCTGACCAGTACTACTCCGGTGGTGACCTCCATGTCCCCAGCAGGGGTGGGCAAAGCCCCTCCAGGTGGTCCAGTTCCCCTATCCATCATGATCCTCAGTGTCCTGGTGGTGCTCATCATCACAGTGTTTGTTGCTTTCTGCCTCTTGGTGTTCGTGCTGAGGCGCAATAAGAAGCCAGCCGGACGCCAGGAGGGCATGGGGAACCAGGAGTGTGGTTCCATGCAACTCACGCTCAGGAGACACAACAAATCGAACAAGAAAGATGATCTGGGAGGGGAGACGTTCATCCCCCACACTATCCAGCATATGAACAAGAGTCACACCTGTGGGATTAGAGACTCTGAGTCAGGCTTTAAGTTTGCTGACTCCCAGAGACAGAAAATAATCCTGCTCAACAGCGCTGACCAAGACAAGGACTCACTGTCCTCCCTGGATCCACGCAATAAGAGACTGAGCACCATTGACGAGCTGGATGAGTTCCTGCCAAGAGAATCCAACATGTTTATTCAAAACTTTTTAGACAGTAAAAGGGGGGATTTCAGCAGTATAGGGGGGAGTGGGTTTCAGATCCGTTACCCTGAAAAACCACAGGACAAAAAGATGAAGAAGTCACTAATAGGGGGAAACCATAGTAAGATAGTAGTGGAACAAAGGAAAAGTGAGTACTATGAACTTAAAACTAAACTTCAAGGTACACCTGACTACCTTCAGGTTCTGGAAGAACAGACTCAAATGAGTCAAATGTAG